One Brassica napus cultivar Da-Ae chromosome C4, Da-Ae, whole genome shotgun sequence genomic region harbors:
- the LOC106450378 gene encoding uncharacterized protein LOC106450378 produces MSLNCLACHILQRSNSDIDSNITENFVIPGYKKMGRKRPTLPVVRRVKTGHRRLHSAEAIVCGDLDEPKLVRSSGIRRDWSFEDLKKQRDQIRIVETIKE; encoded by the coding sequence atgagCCTAAACTGCCTTGCCTGCCACATCCTGCAAAGATCAAACTCGGACATAGATTCAAACATTACTGAAAACTTCGTAATTCCAGGATATAAAAAGATGGGAAGGAAAAGACCAACTTTGCCCGTAGTGAGACGGGTCAAAACGGGACATCGCAGGCTACATAGTGCGGAGGCCATTGTCTGTGGGGATCTTGACGAGCCGAAGCTGGTCAGAAGCAGTGGGATCAGAAGGGATTGGAGCTTTGAGGATCTAAAGAAACAAAGAGATCAGATAAGAATTGTAGAGACAATAAAGGAATAA
- the LOC106447305 gene encoding protein HAIKU1-like, which produces MDRPRQTDHLGVNKTGKNIRKSPIHQPNFAANANATVHAPARPQAQPQVYSVSKNDFRSVVQQLTGSPSRESVPRPPPQNNNSPRPQNTRLQRVRPAPLTEINRPSLPLPNMPLQHRPHSFVQPPVPQGTQQPVMGHGDLSWSNTAESPISGYMRYLQSSLGDPGPSGNHIQPGHEQRPYIPAQSQPPPSPQTQPQPLQSSQYQPPPGLVPSPVPRNLPFPQFNGPVPGTPTLPSPRFNQMYGGFPSPRYDGGFPSPWYNSFGPLPSPTGYPNMFSPRSPYPLLSPGVQYPQPLNPNFSFSQLAQPGSHGPGAGAGPSQPPPSPGLMFPPSPSGFFPIPSPRWGGGY; this is translated from the coding sequence ATGGATAGGCCTCGACAAACTGATCATTTGGGTGTGAATAAGACTGGGAAGAACATCAGAAAGAGTCCCATCCACCAACCCAACTTCGCTGCAAATGCTAATGCCACGGTCCATGCCCCTGCAAGGCCTCAAGCGCAGCCTCAGGTTTACAGCGTTAGCAAGAACGACTTTAGAAGCGTTGTTCAGCAGCTTACTGGCTCTCCTTCGCGTGAAAGCGTTCCTCGCCCTCCTCCTCAGAACAATAACTCACCGAGGCCTCAGAATACTAGGTTGCAAAGGGTTAGACCGGCACCTTTAACGGAGATCAACCGTCCTTCGCTTCCTCTCCCTAACATGCCTTTACAGCATCGTCCTCACAGCTTCGTCCAACCGCCTGTCCCACAAGGCACACAACAACCAGTGATGGGTCATGGGGACCTGTCTTGGTCTAATACAGCTGAGTCTCCCATCTCAGGGTATATGCGTTATCTTCAAAGTTCACTTGGAGATCCAGGTCCCAGTGGTAACCATATTCAGCCAGGTCATGAACAAAGACCATATATACCAGCTCAGTCTCAGCCTCCGCCTTCGCCTCAAACTCAGCCACAGCCACTACAGTCTAGTCAATATCAACCACCACCAGGGTTAGTTCCTAGCCCCGTGCCGCGGAATCTTCCTTTCCCTCAGTTCAATGGTCCTGTACCTGGCACGCCCACTCTTCCCTCTCCAAGGTTCAATCAGATGTACGGTGGCTTTCCTTCTCCTCGGTACGACGGTGGTTTTCCTTCTCCTTGGTATAACAGTTTTGGACCATTACCCTCTCCTACTGGTTACCCGAACATGTTCTCTCCTAGATCACCTTACCCACTGCTATCACCGGGAGTTCAGTATCCACAACCACTTAACCCGAACTTCTCGTTTTCACAGCTAGCTCAACCAGGAAGTCACGGACCCGGTGCAGGTGCAGGTCCTTCTCAGCCACCTCCATCTCCAGGGCTCATGTTCCCGCCATCTCCATCAGGGTTCTTCCCAATCCCAAGTCCAAGATGGGGTGGTGGTTACTAG
- the LOC106447307 gene encoding multiple organellar RNA editing factor 6, mitochondrial-like yields MAKLLSRSTASRVANRFFSTSRAAAPSRSNLISRRSSPALFQAMGFIPDASTRLTTIRTRMDRSGGSYSPLKSGSNFSDRAPTEMAPLFPGCDYEHWLIVMEKPGGENASRQQMIDCYVQTLAKIVGSEEEAKRKIYNVSCERYFGFGCEIDEETSNKLEGIPGVLFVLPDSYVDPEYKDYGAELFVNGEVVPRPPERQRKILELTTQRSSDKPRYNDKTRNVRRRDTMR; encoded by the exons ATGGCGAAGCTCCTCTCCCGCTCCACCGCCTCGCGCGTCGCAAATCGTTTCTTCTCCACCTCCAGAGCCGCCGCTCCTTCTCGCTCTAACCTCATCTCCCGTCGATCCTCACCGGCGCTGTTCCAAGCCATGGGATTCATCCCTGATGCTTCAACCCGTTTGACGACGATCCGGACCCGGATGGATAGGTCCGGTGGATCGTATTCCCCGCTCAAATCCGGATCCAATTTCAGCGACAGAGCACCTACGGAGATGGCGCCGCTGTTTCCCGGCTGCGACTACGAGCATTGGCTCATCGTCATGGAGAAGCCCGGCGGCGAAAACGCGAGTAGACAGCAGATGATCGATTGTTATGTTCAGACACTTGCCAAAATTGTCGGAAG TGAGGAAGAAGCTAAGAGGAAGATCTATAATGTCTCGTGCGAGAGGTACTTTGGGTTTGGTTGTGAGATCGATGAGGAGACATCAAATAAACTCGAAG GGATTCCTGGTGTTCTCTTCGTGCTTCCGGATTCTTATGTTGATCCAGAGTACAAAGACTACGGAG CTGAGTTGTTTGTGAATGGAGAAGTAGTTCCGCGACCACCAGAGAGACAGAGGAAGATACTGGAGTTAACGACTCAAAGAAGCTCTGATAAACCGAGGTACAATGACAAAACCAGAAATGTTCGACGGAGAGATACCATGCGTTAA